The Aureispira anguillae genome contains a region encoding:
- the trmB gene encoding tRNA (guanosine(46)-N7)-methyltransferase TrmB gives MTKLSKLQKFAAIRTFPNVYSSKGHNNALVVDHEGNDVDMKGQWQNHFKNDKPIILEVACGKGHYARGLGKMYPDNNYIGVEIKGNRLWTGAHGALVNQEDNVAFLRARIEFMEYYFAPEEISEIWITFPDPQLGKARKRTTAPRFLDVYRNILKKENNVVHLKTDSPELYEYTLEVLHEQNVKILYQNDDIYATPLAFPELDIKTFYEEMHLKDNRTIKYIRFTL, from the coding sequence ATGACAAAACTTAGCAAGCTCCAAAAATTTGCCGCTATTAGAACCTTTCCCAATGTTTATTCGTCTAAAGGACATAACAATGCACTTGTAGTCGATCATGAAGGGAACGATGTGGATATGAAAGGGCAATGGCAAAACCATTTTAAAAATGATAAACCAATTATTTTAGAGGTTGCTTGTGGCAAGGGGCACTATGCTCGTGGTTTGGGCAAAATGTACCCTGATAATAATTATATAGGCGTAGAAATTAAAGGCAATCGCCTATGGACAGGCGCACATGGGGCCTTGGTTAATCAGGAGGATAATGTTGCTTTTTTGAGAGCTAGAATTGAGTTTATGGAGTATTATTTTGCGCCAGAAGAAATTTCTGAAATCTGGATTACCTTTCCTGATCCTCAATTGGGAAAAGCAAGAAAACGTACTACGGCTCCTCGATTCTTGGATGTGTATAGAAATATTCTTAAGAAAGAAAATAACGTAGTTCATTTAAAAACGGATTCTCCAGAATTGTACGAATATACGTTGGAGGTGCTCCATGAGCAAAATGTTAAGATTTTATACCAGAACGATGATATTTATGCCACGCCTTTAGCATTTCCTGAATTGGACATCAAGACATTCTATGAAGAAATGCACCTAAAAGACAATAGAACGATAAAGTACATACGCTTTACTTTATAG
- the nadB gene encoding L-aspartate oxidase has translation MKQIDVLVIGSGVAGLTMAIKMAERHPDKKVCVLTKASKEESNTRYAQGGVAAVWNFDTDSYDKHIADTLDAGDGLCDPKAVDIVVKEGPDRVKELIEWGTRFDKDAKDYDLGREGGHSENRILHFKDLTGWEIQRALNEKAKTYPNLEYYDHYFAIDLITQHHLGRQVTRLTPNIRCYGAYVLNTQNKEIETFLAKVIVVATGGAGQVYKTTTNPSIATGDGMAMFYRAKGRMENMEFVQFHPTSLFNPVIENPAFLVSEAVRGFGAILKTPEGKEFMQKYDARKSLAPRDIVARAIDNEMKMRGQDYMMLDCTHLDKEAFIKHFPTIYEKCNSLGIDPMKDLIPVVPAAHYICGGIKTDEMGHTSIQNLYACGECSCTGLHGANRLASNSLLEGLVYAERVVQDISAKIDDIDFQDGIPDWDATGTTDPKELVLITQSIKELKEIMSSYVGIVRSSVRLKRAFDRLHILYQETEQLYSTTTISPQLCELRNLITIAYMITRSAATRKESRGLHYTTDYPEKQLFLEATLM, from the coding sequence ATGAAGCAAATAGATGTACTAGTAATTGGTTCTGGAGTTGCTGGACTAACAATGGCAATCAAGATGGCAGAACGACATCCTGACAAAAAGGTTTGTGTATTAACTAAAGCCAGCAAGGAAGAAAGCAATACTCGCTATGCTCAAGGTGGCGTTGCGGCAGTCTGGAATTTTGATACGGATTCTTACGACAAACACATTGCCGACACCTTGGATGCAGGGGATGGTCTTTGCGATCCTAAGGCGGTTGATATTGTGGTCAAAGAGGGACCAGATCGAGTAAAGGAGTTGATTGAATGGGGCACTCGGTTTGACAAAGATGCAAAGGATTATGACTTAGGTCGAGAAGGGGGACATTCTGAGAACCGCATCTTGCATTTCAAAGATTTGACGGGGTGGGAGATTCAACGTGCTTTGAATGAAAAGGCAAAAACATATCCCAATTTGGAATATTATGACCATTATTTTGCCATCGACTTGATTACTCAACATCACTTGGGAAGACAGGTAACTCGATTAACGCCTAATATAAGATGTTATGGTGCTTATGTTTTGAATACTCAGAATAAAGAAATTGAAACCTTTTTGGCAAAGGTTATTGTGGTGGCAACAGGAGGCGCAGGACAAGTGTATAAAACAACAACAAATCCCAGTATTGCAACAGGGGATGGGATGGCAATGTTTTATCGAGCCAAAGGACGGATGGAAAATATGGAATTTGTACAGTTTCACCCTACTTCTTTATTCAATCCTGTTATTGAAAACCCTGCCTTTTTAGTTTCAGAGGCCGTACGTGGTTTTGGGGCTATTTTGAAAACGCCAGAAGGAAAGGAGTTTATGCAAAAGTATGATGCTAGAAAATCATTAGCTCCTAGAGATATTGTAGCCCGTGCTATAGATAATGAAATGAAAATGAGGGGGCAAGACTATATGATGTTGGATTGTACACACCTCGATAAGGAGGCTTTTATTAAGCATTTTCCAACGATTTACGAAAAATGCAACAGTCTTGGTATTGATCCAATGAAAGATTTGATTCCTGTCGTTCCCGCTGCTCATTATATTTGTGGTGGCATTAAAACGGATGAGATGGGGCATACTTCGATTCAAAATTTGTATGCTTGTGGTGAGTGTAGTTGTACGGGCTTGCATGGAGCCAATCGTCTAGCTTCAAATTCATTATTAGAAGGCTTGGTTTATGCAGAACGAGTGGTTCAAGATATTTCTGCAAAGATTGATGATATTGATTTTCAGGATGGAATTCCAGATTGGGATGCAACAGGAACAACTGACCCTAAAGAGCTGGTATTAATTACTCAAAGTATTAAAGAATTAAAAGAAATAATGAGTAGTTATGTAGGCATTGTTCGTTCTAGTGTACGACTCAAAAGAGCGTTTGATCGCTTGCATATTTTGTATCAGGAGACAGAGCAACTTTACAGCACAACAACTATTTCCCCTCAGCTTTGCGAATTGCGAAATTTGATTACCATTGCTTATATGATTACTCGGTCAGCAGCAACTCGAAAAGAAAGTAGAGGCTTACACTATACCACTGATTACCCTGAGAAACAATTGTTTTTAGAAGCTACATTGATGTAA
- a CDS encoding Ig-like domain-containing protein, with amino-acid sequence MKTYILLSFLFLSILSFNSCKPAIDISLDENKLLLIENGALSVQPGENITYTASLIDAEGNKTTATDVTWSSDNSSIASISANGQVTIGQVGIATIKASVSVGGKTLTATAPLNIQVPGLFAVAPAAILVDSDFPALNLEAIYLGTGSPNYSYQTSDASIATVSNAGLVNFVSAGSCQITVTANGLSGTPSVVVPVVVLGVPTITLPISRIVLNASSNPILKTETTQYTAKAYNSSNQEVTTTFSWSVSNSDIANIDASGNITPLKIGSTSIRATAQGITGSAELVVSPDKVIIVDPYYTTVAAGQTKQFTAKQYEVTRNGTGELVLGTMTSPSNLNWEVPTYGFSMFDIATVNTSGLATVKNNASPGLITYVTASHPTDPEIEPGVGMLSVALSTGCNCGTQASTASSLDLISSNSVSLSLGQTAQIQAQVLDQTGSPIANAAIVYCSDNVQVADVDANGQITATSFTSGSANITVCHGGLSQNITVNIP; translated from the coding sequence ATGAAAACCTATATTTTATTATCTTTTTTATTTCTTAGTATTCTATCCTTCAACAGTTGTAAACCAGCAATTGACATCAGCTTGGATGAAAACAAACTGCTGTTGATAGAAAATGGTGCCTTATCAGTTCAACCTGGCGAAAACATCACCTACACAGCTTCTCTTATTGATGCCGAAGGAAACAAAACAACTGCTACTGATGTAACTTGGTCGAGTGATAATAGTTCTATCGCTAGTATTAGTGCAAATGGTCAAGTTACCATTGGTCAAGTTGGAATCGCCACGATCAAAGCCTCGGTTAGCGTTGGAGGTAAGACCTTAACGGCTACTGCTCCACTAAATATACAAGTACCAGGTTTATTTGCCGTTGCTCCTGCTGCTATTTTAGTAGACAGCGATTTTCCTGCTTTAAATTTAGAAGCAATATACTTGGGGACAGGCTCCCCAAATTATAGCTATCAAACCAGTGACGCTAGCATTGCAACCGTTTCTAATGCAGGACTTGTTAACTTTGTCAGTGCAGGTTCCTGTCAAATTACGGTAACAGCAAATGGTTTAAGTGGAACGCCGAGTGTGGTTGTGCCTGTTGTCGTTTTAGGAGTTCCAACAATTACCCTCCCCATCTCTCGTATTGTTCTCAATGCCTCCTCTAATCCTATTTTAAAAACTGAAACAACACAATATACTGCCAAAGCATACAATAGTAGCAATCAAGAAGTAACAACAACATTTAGTTGGTCTGTTTCCAATTCGGACATTGCCAACATTGATGCTTCAGGTAATATCACTCCGCTAAAAATAGGGAGTACAAGCATTCGTGCTACTGCCCAAGGAATTACAGGAAGTGCAGAATTGGTTGTTTCTCCTGATAAAGTAATTATTGTTGATCCTTATTATACAACCGTAGCGGCTGGGCAGACAAAACAATTTACAGCCAAACAATATGAAGTAACAAGAAATGGCACTGGAGAATTAGTGCTAGGCACTATGACCAGCCCTTCTAATTTGAACTGGGAAGTTCCTACTTATGGCTTTTCTATGTTTGATATTGCTACAGTCAATACGAGTGGATTGGCAACCGTTAAAAATAATGCAAGCCCTGGTTTAATTACCTATGTTACAGCATCTCACCCAACAGATCCAGAGATAGAGCCAGGTGTAGGAATGCTTTCTGTAGCTTTGAGTACAGGTTGTAACTGTGGAACTCAGGCATCCACGGCTAGTAGTTTAGATTTAATTAGTTCCAATTCTGTTTCTTTATCGCTAGGACAAACGGCACAAATTCAAGCACAAGTATTAGACCAGACAGGAAGTCCAATCGCTAATGCTGCAATTGTGTATTGTAGTGATAATGTACAAGTAGCTGATGTGGATGCCAATGGTCAAATTACAGCAACTAGCTTTACTAGTGGAAGTGCTAACATCACTGTTTGTCATGGAGGATTGAGTCAAAACATCACCGTTAATATTCCTTAA
- a CDS encoding O-antigen ligase family protein — protein MTPEMQTPLVQDVRKTIAYILCISLFVGLICSKFLISLSMIAFVVVGVFSPTLKIDIQQLWKNKGYTMTLGIFLLFLISSMMSTNMEAAIVRLRIALPLFFLPIAFALLPPFSKKEYQQLLFIFLSGMSLTCLGVLINYGLNYEEMQQLLVVSKAIPTPNGDHIRFSLMINLAVFAGFWLLQEQFCWRHKNEKWLIGLLVLFLMLTLHILSVRIGMVILYLGISVTILYYMLYKRYYWLGLLLIGGILVVPYLAYRYVPSIQTKVNLTRHNWHMYQKGTYGEYSDTRRLLSYEIAWDVAKQAPWLGVGVGDLNDEQARLYKKKYPDQKVMYPHNFFLTIYAATGILGLLFFLVCFFFPFFYHKQYRNLFFLLFYLTIFLSFMTENTLLNAIGVGIYSFFLLFSMNYLEGRRKAAAVQPKRN, from the coding sequence ATGACTCCAGAAATGCAAACCCCCTTAGTTCAAGATGTTCGAAAAACGATTGCTTATATTCTTTGTATTAGTTTATTTGTAGGGTTAATTTGTTCTAAGTTTTTGATTAGCCTTTCTATGATTGCTTTTGTTGTAGTAGGGGTATTTTCGCCAACCTTAAAAATTGACATCCAACAACTTTGGAAAAACAAGGGCTATACAATGACCTTGGGGATCTTTTTGTTGTTTTTGATCAGTAGCATGATGTCTACCAATATGGAGGCTGCAATTGTTCGATTGAGAATTGCACTTCCTTTGTTTTTCTTGCCAATTGCTTTTGCTCTATTGCCTCCTTTTTCCAAAAAAGAATATCAGCAATTGCTATTTATCTTTTTGTCGGGGATGAGTTTGACCTGTCTAGGGGTTTTAATTAATTACGGGTTGAATTATGAAGAAATGCAACAGCTTTTGGTGGTTAGTAAGGCAATTCCTACACCCAATGGAGATCACATACGGTTTAGCTTGATGATTAATTTGGCAGTTTTTGCTGGATTTTGGTTGTTGCAAGAACAATTTTGTTGGAGGCATAAAAATGAAAAATGGCTCATAGGACTACTGGTGTTATTTCTGATGCTTACCTTACATATATTATCGGTTCGAATTGGAATGGTTATATTATACCTAGGGATAAGTGTTACCATATTGTATTATATGCTATACAAGCGATACTATTGGCTAGGGTTGCTCTTAATTGGAGGGATATTGGTCGTTCCTTATTTGGCTTATCGCTATGTGCCTAGTATACAAACCAAAGTGAACTTGACACGTCATAACTGGCATATGTATCAAAAAGGAACCTATGGTGAGTATTCGGATACAAGGCGTTTATTGTCTTATGAAATTGCTTGGGATGTTGCCAAGCAAGCACCGTGGTTGGGGGTAGGAGTTGGAGATTTGAACGATGAACAGGCTAGACTTTATAAAAAAAAATATCCTGATCAGAAGGTAATGTATCCGCACAATTTTTTCTTGACAATTTATGCCGCAACAGGAATATTGGGATTGTTGTTCTTTTTAGTTTGCTTTTTCTTTCCCTTCTTTTATCACAAGCAGTATAGAAATCTCTTTTTCTTACTCTTTTATCTTACTATTTTCTTATCGTTTATGACAGAAAATACTCTGTTAAATGCTATTGGAGTTGGTATTTATAGCTTCTTTTTACTCTTTTCTATGAATTATTTAGAAGGAAGAAGGAAAGCGGCAGCGGTTCAGCCAAAACGGAATTAG
- a CDS encoding Crp/Fnr family transcriptional regulator — translation MQTAAKLWYLEQFDIFKVLSKRELKRMAETALHKHYKKDDPIMFPFNSQKTIYLLKEGAVKIGNYTESGEENLKYLINSGTIFGEMALVDGNSNDFAVAVESCIVCTLNTNVIQEIMTQNKAFNRGMYKLIGLRLRKVESKLSTIVYKDSFTRIVDFLKAFAQEFGKDVDNVLVVKNFLTNTEIAKLTFTSRQTVNSVLNKLKRENRISYDDKYLRILDL, via the coding sequence ATGCAAACAGCAGCAAAACTTTGGTACTTGGAACAGTTTGATATTTTTAAGGTACTTTCTAAACGAGAATTAAAAAGAATGGCTGAAACGGCCTTGCATAAGCATTATAAAAAGGATGACCCAATTATGTTTCCTTTTAATTCTCAAAAGACGATTTACTTACTCAAAGAGGGGGCTGTCAAAATTGGAAATTACACAGAAAGTGGTGAGGAAAATCTCAAATATTTGATTAATTCAGGGACTATTTTTGGTGAAATGGCTTTGGTAGATGGCAATTCCAATGATTTTGCTGTTGCCGTTGAAAGTTGTATTGTATGTACCCTTAATACAAATGTAATTCAGGAAATTATGACGCAAAATAAGGCGTTTAATAGGGGAATGTATAAGTTGATAGGGCTTCGGTTGAGAAAGGTTGAATCTAAACTGTCTACGATTGTATACAAAGATTCCTTCACTCGAATTGTTGATTTTCTTAAGGCATTTGCCCAAGAGTTTGGTAAGGATGTAGATAATGTATTGGTGGTTAAAAACTTTTTGACCAATACAGAAATCGCTAAACTGACCTTTACTTCTCGTCAAACGGTTAATAGTGTACTCAATAAACTCAAACGAGAAAATAGAATTAGTTATGACGATAAGTACCTAAGAATATTAGACTTATAG
- a CDS encoding vWA domain-containing protein, which yields MKKSQSLFLIPLLFSMLFSCENSNKLSQVDNTRVSPPVIEERAMATEAAKIEQEAELDADYITDEPYTATPNTEEYDKIVENTFQGVAQNPLSTFSIDVDNASYSNVRRFLEAHQLPQANAVRIEEMINYFDYDYAQPKGEHPFSIHTEMSTAPWNTEHHLIHIGLQGKDLDYDNLKPSNLVFLIDASGSMGDPNKLPLLKKSLKLLLAQLDDKDRVAIVAYAGAAGLVLPSTPASQTNTILNALDAVNSGGSTAGGEGIQLAYKIAKENLITGGNNRVILATDGDFNVGPSSSSDLVDLIEEKRKDDIYLTICGFGMGNYKDGRMEQISNAGNGNYFYIDNIREAQKVFVTEMRANMFTIAKDVKIQIEFNPNTIKAYRLIGYENRLLAKEDFDDDTKDAGELGAGHTVTAIYEVILTDSKSKQTIHNASELKYQKTTSANNANDLMTVKFRYKPIKSESSILLEEVLTKQNIPSLAQTSNNYRFSAAVAGFGMLLRGSEFKGTTTYDQLLDLAKTAVGDDKEGHRAEFLQLIKTAQLLDAPKTSSAN from the coding sequence ATGAAAAAATCACAAAGTTTATTTTTAATCCCCTTACTCTTTTCTATGCTTTTTTCTTGTGAAAACAGCAATAAATTATCTCAAGTAGATAATACAAGGGTTTCTCCGCCAGTTATTGAAGAACGAGCAATGGCAACAGAAGCTGCAAAAATAGAACAAGAAGCTGAATTAGATGCCGACTATATAACGGACGAACCCTATACGGCTACCCCCAATACTGAAGAATACGATAAAATTGTAGAAAATACCTTTCAAGGAGTTGCTCAAAATCCGCTGTCTACCTTTTCTATTGATGTAGATAATGCCTCTTATAGCAATGTAAGACGTTTTTTAGAAGCTCACCAATTGCCCCAAGCAAATGCTGTTCGTATTGAAGAAATGATTAATTATTTTGATTATGACTATGCTCAACCCAAAGGAGAACATCCCTTTTCTATCCATACAGAAATGTCAACCGCTCCTTGGAATACGGAGCATCATCTCATTCATATTGGTTTACAAGGCAAAGACTTGGATTATGACAACTTAAAGCCTTCTAATCTGGTTTTCTTAATTGATGCATCAGGCTCAATGGGTGATCCAAACAAATTGCCTTTACTCAAAAAGTCCTTAAAATTATTGTTGGCTCAACTAGATGATAAAGATCGGGTAGCCATTGTGGCCTATGCTGGAGCTGCTGGTTTGGTTTTACCTTCAACCCCTGCCTCTCAAACAAACACTATTTTAAATGCATTAGATGCTGTTAATTCAGGAGGCTCTACCGCTGGTGGAGAAGGAATTCAATTGGCTTATAAAATTGCCAAAGAAAACCTGATAACAGGTGGAAATAACCGAGTAATTTTAGCAACAGATGGTGATTTTAATGTAGGACCGTCTTCCTCTAGTGATTTGGTGGATTTGATAGAAGAAAAACGCAAAGATGATATTTACCTAACGATTTGTGGTTTTGGCATGGGCAATTATAAAGATGGGCGCATGGAACAAATTAGCAATGCAGGAAATGGCAATTACTTTTATATTGATAATATCCGTGAAGCTCAAAAGGTATTTGTAACAGAGATGAGAGCGAATATGTTTACCATTGCCAAAGATGTCAAAATTCAAATCGAGTTTAACCCCAATACCATAAAAGCTTATCGACTAATTGGCTATGAAAATAGGCTATTAGCCAAAGAAGATTTTGACGACGATACCAAAGATGCTGGAGAATTGGGAGCTGGACATACTGTAACGGCTATCTATGAAGTAATTTTAACAGATTCTAAATCTAAACAGACCATCCATAATGCTTCTGAATTAAAATATCAAAAAACAACATCTGCTAATAATGCTAATGATTTAATGACGGTTAAATTTCGTTATAAACCCATCAAATCTGAATCGTCTATTTTATTAGAAGAGGTACTTACCAAACAAAATATTCCTAGTTTAGCCCAAACCTCTAATAATTATAGATTTTCGGCAGCTGTAGCTGGTTTCGGAATGTTATTAAGAGGTTCTGAATTTAAAGGTACCACCACTTATGATCAGTTATTAGACCTTGCCAAAACAGCAGTAGGAGACGATAAAGAAGGGCATCGAGCAGAATTTTTACAATTGATAAAAACTGCTCAATTGTTAGATGCCCCCAAAACAAGTAGTGCCAATTAA
- a CDS encoding Crp/Fnr family transcriptional regulator codes for MQTAAKLWYLEQFDIMRALSKREMMDMAKMLVDKYYKKDDPIMFPFNAQNTIYMLKEGSVKIGNYTENGEENLKYVLNAGNIFGEMALADGNANDFAVAVDDCIICALDMEIMQGMMMRNKAFNVAVYKLIGFRLRKLERKLSAIIFKDSATRITDFLKELVHDFGQQKNGELRVKNFLTNKEIAKLTFTSRQTVNSVLNKLKREGSIDYDDRYIKILNL; via the coding sequence ATGCAAACAGCAGCAAAACTTTGGTATCTAGAACAATTTGATATCATGAGAGCCTTATCTAAAAGGGAGATGATGGATATGGCTAAAATGTTAGTGGATAAATATTACAAAAAGGATGATCCGATTATGTTTCCTTTTAACGCTCAGAATACCATTTATATGCTCAAAGAGGGATCGGTCAAAATTGGAAATTACACTGAAAATGGAGAGGAGAACCTAAAATATGTCTTGAATGCTGGAAATATTTTTGGTGAGATGGCATTGGCAGATGGCAATGCAAATGATTTTGCGGTTGCGGTTGATGATTGTATTATTTGTGCATTAGATATGGAAATCATGCAAGGTATGATGATGCGGAATAAAGCGTTTAATGTGGCAGTCTATAAATTAATTGGTTTTCGATTGAGAAAATTAGAACGTAAATTATCAGCCATTATTTTCAAAGATTCTGCTACTCGAATTACGGATTTCCTAAAGGAATTAGTGCATGATTTTGGACAACAAAAAAACGGAGAGTTGAGGGTCAAAAATTTCTTGACCAATAAAGAAATTGCCAAACTGACCTTTACCTCTCGCCAAACGGTCAATAGTGTACTCAATAAACTTAAAAGGGAAGGTTCTATTGATTATGATGATCGTTATATCAAAATCTTAAACCTCTAG
- a CDS encoding DUF4476 domain-containing protein, whose product MKIQTLIVAALLLLSITSFAQITTTETTTHSTTITTGGMGIGFDVKITEGQGHTTTSTHHHSTNHNHHPVYISNYTGRIGCPVPQSNVQGIIAAMNQEDFADDKMAVAQQAVRNKCFVAKDIKQIASQFSFADDKLAFAKFAYYSTYDIDNYYILNSIFEFSDDKAALNAFISQQ is encoded by the coding sequence ATGAAAATTCAAACATTAATCGTTGCAGCTTTACTTCTTTTATCAATCACTAGTTTTGCCCAAATTACCACTACAGAAACGACGACTCATAGTACAACAATAACAACAGGTGGTATGGGAATTGGGTTTGATGTTAAAATTACAGAAGGACAAGGACATACAACAACCTCAACCCACCACCATAGTACCAACCACAACCATCATCCTGTTTATATAAGTAATTATACTGGTAGAATAGGCTGTCCAGTTCCTCAATCCAATGTCCAAGGCATTATTGCAGCGATGAATCAAGAAGATTTTGCAGACGATAAGATGGCTGTCGCTCAGCAAGCAGTGAGAAATAAATGTTTTGTTGCCAAAGACATTAAACAAATTGCTAGTCAATTTTCATTTGCGGATGATAAATTAGCCTTTGCTAAATTTGCTTATTATTCTACTTATGACATAGACAACTATTATATCCTAAACTCCATTTTTGAATTTAGCGATGATAAAGCAGCCTTAAATGCCTTCATTTCTCAGCAATAA
- the panD gene encoding aspartate 1-decarboxylase, which produces MFLQMFKSKIHCATVTEANLNYVGSITIDEDLMEASNIMEGERVQIVNNNNGERLETYVIKGERGSGVICLNGAAARKCEVGDIVIIIAYAFMSPEEIKGFEPTIIFPNAQNALQ; this is translated from the coding sequence ATGTTCTTACAAATGTTCAAATCAAAGATTCATTGTGCAACAGTAACAGAAGCTAACCTTAATTATGTGGGTAGCATTACTATTGATGAAGATTTAATGGAAGCCTCTAATATTATGGAGGGAGAACGTGTCCAAATTGTTAACAATAATAATGGAGAACGTTTAGAGACTTATGTAATAAAAGGGGAGCGTGGATCTGGTGTTATTTGCCTAAATGGAGCAGCAGCCCGAAAATGTGAGGTAGGTGACATTGTTATTATCATTGCTTATGCCTTTATGTCACCAGAAGAAATCAAGGGTTTTGAACCAACTATTATTTTCCCGAATGCTCAAAATGCATTGCAATAA